The proteins below are encoded in one region of Populus alba chromosome 2, ASM523922v2, whole genome shotgun sequence:
- the LOC118041985 gene encoding uncharacterized protein yields the protein MASIDYEPKLLAILSISFFLSCIFVSLAALDDSALLASEGKALLESGWWSDHSNLTSHRCNWTGIVCDRAGSITEISPPPELVEVGYKFAKMNFSCFSNLARLHLANHELSGSITWIPQISILPQLRYLNLSSNNLAGELPSSLGNLSRLVELDFSYNYFNNSIPPELGNLKNLVTLSLSGNRFSGPIPSALCHLDNLTHLHMDHNSLEGALPREIGNMKNLESLDVSYNTLIGSIPRTLGRLAKLRSLILSSNAISGFIPLEIGNLTNLEDLDLSSNFIRDGSTLGLLSNLIFLDLSYNQITDLIPFSLGNLIRLDLSYNHIYGPIPLEIQNLTNLKELILDSNNIGGSIPSTVGFLFNLILLDLSYNQITSLIPFSLGNLTSLTTLDLDGNQINGSIPLEIQNLTNLEELHLSSNSISGSIPSTLSLLSNLILLDLSYNQITGLIPFSLGNLTSLTTLDLSVNHINGSIPSSLKYCNNLTSLDLSFNNLSGEIPSELYDLYSLKYVNFHYNNLSGPVPFSLPPPFDFYFTCDLLLHGKITNNLATFKATAFEGNKYLHPNFSRCPSIYSPPSKDNSRIHSIKIFLPITTISLCLLCLGCCYLSQRKPTQPEPASSKNGDLFSVWNYDGTIAYEDIITATENFDLRYCIGTGGYGSVYRAHLPSGKLVALKKLHRQEAEEPAFDKSFKNEVEVLTQIRHKSIVKLYGFCLHQRCMFLVYEYMEKGSLFCALRNDVGAVELKWMKRARIIKDVAHALSYLHHDCNPPIVHRDISSSNVLLNLESKSFVADFGVARLLDPDSSNHTVLAGTYGYIAPELAYTMAVTEKCDVYSFGVVALETLMGRHPGDILSLSAQAITLKEVLDPRLPPPTNEIVVQNICTIASQIFSCLHSNPKYRPSMKFVSQEFLSPKRLLGGLEISLLELRNLAMHTNVGEITVPL from the exons ATGGCGTCCATTGATTATGAGCCAAAACTTCTTGCAATTTTAAGCATCTCATTTTTCTTGTCCTGTATTTTTGTATCTTTGGCTGCACTTGATGACTCGGCCTTGCTAGCATCAGAAGGCAAGGCTTTGCTTGAGAGTGGATGGTGGAGTGACCACAGCAACCTCACCTCACATCGTTGCAACTGGACTGGCATAGTCTGTGATCGGGCTGGAAGCATCACTGAGATTTCCCCACCTCCAGAGCTCGTCGAGGTGGGATATAAGTTTGCAAAGATGAACTTTTCTTGCTTCTCAAACCTTGCCCGTCTCCACCTGGCCAACCATGAGCTCAGTGGGAGCATCACTTGGATACCTCAAATTTCTATCCTCCCACAACTCAGATACCTCAACCTGTCCTCAAATAATCTAGCAGGTGAGTTACCGTCTTCACTTGGAAATCTCAGCCGATTGGTTGAGCttgatttttcttacaattattTCAACAATTCCATCCCTCCAGAACTTGGCAATCTTAAAAATCTTGTTACTTTGAGCTTGTCTGGTAACAGATTCAGTGGCCCAATCCCTTCGGCACTTTGTCATTTAGACAATCTAACGCATTTACATATGGATCATAATAGTCTCGAAGGTGCCCTCCCTAGAGAAATAGGGAACATGAAAAATCTAGAGAGTTTGGACGTGAGTTATAATACACTTATTGGTTCAATCCCTCGCACATTGGGTAGGTTAGCCAAGTTGAGGTCTTTGATCCTTTCTAGCAACGCAATCAGTGGATTCATTCCTTTGGAAATAGGAAATTTGACGAACCTAGAAGATTTAGATCTTTCCTCCAATTTCATCCGAGATGGTTCAACTTTAGGCCTTTTatccaatttgatttttctagatcTTTCCTATAACCAAATCACCGATTTGATTCCTTTTTCATTAGGCAATTTAATAAGACTAGACCTCTCTTACAACCATATCTATGGACCCATCCCTTTAGAAATACAAAACTTGAcaaatttgaaagaattaattctAGATTCAAACAATATCGGTGGTTCAATTCCTTCAACTGTgggttttttattcaatttgattcttcTAGATCTTTCCTACAACCAAATCACCAGTTTGATTCCTTTTTCATTAGGCAATTTAACAAGCTTGACAACACTAGACCTCGATGGCAACCAAATCAACGGATCCATCCCTTTAGAAATACAGAACTTGACAAATTTGGAAGAATTACATTTGAGTTCAAATAGTATCAGTGGTTCGATTCCTTCAACTTTGAGCCTTTTATCTAATTTGATTCTTCTAGATCTTTCCTACAACCAAATCACCGGTTTGATTCCTTTTTCATTAGGCAATTTAACAAGCTTGACAACACTAGACCTCTCTGTCAACCATATCAACGGATCCATCCCTTCATCTTTGAAGTATTGTAATAATTTGACCTCCCTAGATTTGAGCTTCAATAATTTAAGTGGAGAGATACCCTCCGAACTATATGATTTGTACTCTTTAAAATATGTGAATTTTCATTACAATAACCTCTCAGGTCCTGTTCCCTTTTCTTTGCCACCaccctttgatttttatttcacatgTGATTTACTTCTTCATGGGAAAATTACCAACAATTTGGCAACTTTTAAAGCTACTGCATTTGAGGGTAACAAATATTTACACCCTAATTTCTCACGTTGTCCATCTATTTACTCCCCACCTTCAAAAGACAACAGCAGGATTCATTCCATCAAGATATTTCTTCCTATCACCACCATTTCACTTTGTCTCTTGTGCCTCGGATGTTGTTATCTGTCTCAACGCAAGCCTACCCAACCTGAGCCAGCATCATCAAAGAATGGAGACTTGTTTTCCGTATGGAATTATGATGGGACGATTGCATACGAAGACATCATTACAGCGACCGAGAACTTTGACCTCAGATATTGTATCGGAACTGGTGGTTATGGGAGCGTCTACCGAGCACACCTTCCAAGTGGGAAATTAGTTGCCTTGAAGAAACTTCATCGTCAAGAGGCAGAGGAGCCGGCTTTTGACAAGAGTTTCAAAAATGAGGTGGAAGTGCTCACACAAATACGTCACAAGAGCATTGTAAAGCTTTATGGATTCTGTTTGCACCAGCGCTGCATGTTTCTTGTTTACGAGTACATGGAAAAGGGAAGCTTGTTTTGTGCCTTGAGAAATGATGTCGGAGCTGTGGAATTGAAGTGGATGAAAAGAGCACGCATCATCAAAGACGTTGCTCACGCATTATCTTACTTGCATCATGATTGCAACCCGCCAATTGTTCATCGAGACATATCAAGCAGCAATGTTCTATTGAATTTAGAATCCAAGTcttttgttgctgattttggtGTGGCCAGACTTCTCGATCCTGATTCGTCCAACCATACTGTACTTGCTGGTACCTATGGATACATTGCCCCAg AGTTGGCTTATACTATGGCGGTGACAGAGAAATGTGATGTGTACAGCTTCGGAGTTGTGGCGCTTGAAACTTTGATGGGAAGGCATCCGGGAGATATCCTATCATTATCTGCTCAGGCTATTACACTGAAAGAAGTGTTAGATCCTCGTTTGCCACCTCCAACAAATGAGATTGTTGTACAAAATATATGTACCATTGCAAGTCAGATATTTTCTTGCTTACATTCAAATCCAAAATATCGACCTTCAATGAAATTCGTGTCTCAAGAATTTCTATCTCCCAAGAGATTATTGGGAGGTCTCgagatttctttgttggagCTGCGAAATCTTGCCATGCACACAAATGTAGGTGAGATCACAGTTCCTCtctga
- the LOC118042103 gene encoding uncharacterized protein, protein MATSHVRSISLPSRSHPLIVSVEDQLERLRSSQTTSTSAYHKLSGLKVLYECVDDFLQLPLSQQTLSNEQHKEGAEEVLNGSFLLLDVCSTTRDAFSSMKECLQQLESSLRRRKGRESGLATEVEAYMASRKQINKTIRKCFRNLKSVEKKNTSAIDTLGMLRDVKEISLEIYRSLLSLVSQPKARSSSHGWSVVSKFFQSKSVSCEGEANELEKIDAELLVLKSSKDINPAQVQNVLKGLEALESSFQEAEEELEGVYRKLVKTRVSILNTLSH, encoded by the coding sequence ATGGCTACTAGTCATGTTCGCTCGATCAGCTTGCCCTCCAGATCTCATCCTCTGATTGTAAGTGTTGAAGATCAGTTGGAGAGGTTGAGATCATCACAAACAACTTCCACTTCTGCTTACCACAAATTGAGTGGCCTCAAAGTTTTGTACGAGTGTGTTGATGATTTTCTTCAGCTGCCTCTATCCCAACAAACCCTCTCCAATGAACAACACAAAGAAGGGGCAGAAGAGGTGTTGAATGGATCTTTTCTCTTGTTGGATGTGTGCAGTACCACCAGAGATGCTTTTTCATCAATGAAGGAATGCTTGCAGCAACTTGAATCATCCctcagaagaagaaaaggtagaGAATCTGGCCTGGCAACTGAAGTTGAAGCCTATATGGCTTCTaggaaacaaattaataaaacaatccGCAAATGCTTCAGAAACTTGAAGAGcgtggaaaagaaaaacacttcagCAATCGATACACTCGGCATGCTAAGAGACGTTAAAGAAATAAGCCTTGAAATTTACCGATCTCTCTTGTCCTTGGTTTCTCAGCCAAAGGCAAGATCAAGCTCCCATGGCTGGTCTGTCGTTTCAAAATTCTTTCAATCCAAGAGTGTATCATGCGAAGGCGAAGCCAATGAATTGGAAAAGATAGATGCTGAATTGCTTGTCCTGAAGTCAAGCAAAGACATCAATCCTGCACAAGTGCAAAATGTATTGAAAGGACTCGAGGCATTGGAGTCCAGCTTTCAGGAAGCAGAGGAGGAGTTGGAGGGAGTTTACAGGAAGTTAGTGAAAACCAGAGTCTCGATTCTCAACACTCTTAGCCACTAG
- the LOC118042104 gene encoding cytokinin riboside 5'-monophosphate phosphoribohydrolase LOG5 — protein sequence MEDGKVAVKSSKFKRVCVFCGSSAGKRDCYRDAALELGQELVSRSLDLVYGGGSVGLMGLVSQEVHRGGGHVIGVIPKTLMSKELTGETVGEVRAVADMHQRKAEMARHSDCFIALPGGYGTLEELLEVITWAQLGIHDKPVGLLNVDGYYNYLLTFIDKAVDDGFIMPSQRSIIVSAPNAKELVQKLEEYVPLHDGVVAKAKWEAEQMELNASLQTEIAR from the exons ATGGAGGATGGTAAAGTAGCGGTTAAATCATCGAAATTTAAAAGGGTTTGTGTGTTTTGTGGTAGCAGTGCTGGCAAAAGAGATTGCTACCGTGATGCTGCTCTTGAACTTGGCCAAGAATTG GTCTCAAGGAGTCTGGATCTTGTTTATGGTGGAGGAAGTGTTGGACTAATGGGATTAGTCTCTCAGGAGGTTCATCGAGGTGGAGGACATGTCATAGG AGTCATCCCTAAAACTCTGATGAGCAAAGAG CTGACAGGAGAAACAGTAGGGGAGGTCAGGGCAGTAGCAGACATGCATCAAAGAAAAGCTGAGATGGCCCGCCATTCTGACTGTtttattgccttaccag GTGGGTATGGAACCTTGGAGGAGTTATTGGAAGTCATCACATGGGCCCAACTTGGCATCCACGACAAGCCC GTGGGTTTGCTTAATGTGGATGGCTACTACAATTATCTGCTTACTTTCATAGACAAGGCAGTGGATGATGGGTTCATCATGCCCTCTCAGCGCAGTATTATTGTCTCTGCCCCGAATGCTAAAGAGCTTGTTCAGAAACTGGAG GAATATGTGCCTTTGCATGATGGGGTTGTAGCCAAGGCTAAGTGGGAGGCAGAACAGATGGAGCttaatgcatctttgcaaactGAAATTGCTCGTTAA
- the LOC118042105 gene encoding uncharacterized protein, giving the protein MGHKILVSLLRMALPDFNALRDLHNSANDLLHSPEIQQVLVSQKQEKWLHEVSEASLRMLDVCGVSKDVLLLVREHLLDLQFTLRRKRVGKQDISTEIAAYNLYRKKLKKGTLKCLKSLKGMTGKSVASDASHVDHSIVVVVEVLREVRVTAITIVESLLSLVSIPWLEQGLSKGSFIRLFDFLDETALHSANKRLEAIEIAVEDLEVELECMFRRLIQTRVLLLNILTN; this is encoded by the exons ATGGGCCACAAAATTCTTGTATCTTTGTTGAGAATGGCACTGCCTGATTTCAATGCTCTCAGAGACCTGCACAATTCTGCCAATGACCTCCTCCATTCACCAGAAATCCAACAAGTTCTTGTCAGccagaaacaagaaaaatggcTTCACGAAGTCTCAGAGGCATCTCTAAGAATGTTGGACGTGTGTGGTGTATCTAAAGATGTTCTTTTGCTTGTCAGAGAACATCTTCTAGACTTGCAATTCACATTACGTAGAAAAAGGGTTGGCAAGCAAGATATTAGCACCGAAATTGCAGCCTATAATCTCTAcagaaagaagctaaagaaagGGACATTGAAATGCCTGAAATCACTGAAGGGAATGACAGGCAAATCTGTAGCATCAGATGCCTCACATGTAGACCACAGCATTGTGGTGGTTGTTGAAGTGCTGAGAGAAGTAAGAGTGACTGCCATCACCATTGTTGAATCTTTATTATCTCTCGTTTCAATTCCATGGCTGGAGCAGGGATTAAGTAAAGGATCCTTTATAAG ACTGTTTGATTTTCTTGATGAAACTGCACTTCATAGTGCGAATAAAAGATTGGAGGCAATTGAGATTGCTGTTGAAGATCTTGAAGTTGAATTAGAGTGCATGTTCAGACGTTTGATCCAGACTAGGGTTTTGCTTCTTAATATACTTACTAACTAG
- the LOC118042106 gene encoding NADH dehydrogenase [ubiquinone] 1 beta subcomplex subunit 2 — MAGGHGEGIAYKGLTMHKPKRWHTVTGKGLCAVMWFWVLYRAKQDGPVVLGWRHPWEGHDDHGHGHGH, encoded by the exons ATGGCAGGAGGGCATGGAGAGGGCATCGCTTACAAGGGCTTGACTATGCATAAGCCAAAGCGATGGCATACTGTAACTGGAAAGGGCTTGTGTGCTGTCATGTG GTTTTGGGTCTTGTACCGGGCTAAACAAGATGGTCCTGTAGTATTG GGCTGGCGGCATCCGTGGGAGGGCCATGATGATCATGGCCATGGACATGGGCACTAG
- the LOC118042107 gene encoding lysine histidine transporter-like 8, which produces MEEKKEMKFVRPESVGAEIPAISAPPFQLHCPSMTRSPLLDIAPKTPKSPLASLLTSTPIASPMKKAIASMQCYLEEVGHFTKLDPQDAWLPITESRNGNAYYSAFHTLSSGIGAQALLLPLAFTTLGWTWGILCLSLVFMWQLYTLWLLIQLHESESGMRYSRYLRLSMAAFGEKLGKLLALFPVMYLSGGTCVTLIMIGGGTMKIFFQLVCGDTCSLRPLTTIEWYFLFVCLAIILAQLPNLNSIAGVSLIGAITAISYCTLIWVVSIIQGRPEGVSYDPPETKSDMARICDILNALGIIAFAFRGHNLVLEIQGTMPSSAKQPSRKPMWRGVKLAYVIIAMCLFPLAIGGYWAYGNLMPNGGMLNALHKYHGHSTSKLLLGLTSLFVVINCLSSFQIYAMPVFDNLELRFTSKMKKPCPWWLRIVFRIFFGCLAFFISVALPFLLSLAGLIGGVALPVTLAYPCFMWILIKKPTKYSAIWCLNWILGVLGMVLSMLVIAGAIWTIVTMGVEIHFFKPQ; this is translated from the exons AtggaagagaaaaaggaaatgaaatttgTGAGACCTGAAAGTGTTGGGGCAGAAATTCCTGCAATTTCTGCACCTCCATTTCAGCTCCACTGTCCTTCAATGACGAGGTCACCATTGCTAGACATAGCTCCCAAAACACCCAAAAGTCCCTTAGCTTCGCTTCTGACGAGTACTCCTATAGCCAGCCCCATGAAGAAGGCAATTGCAAGCATGCAATGTTACTTAGAAGAAGTTGGGCACTTCACTAAGCTTGATCCCCAGGATGCATGGCTTCCCATAACCGAGTCTAGAAATGGTAACGCATACTACTCGGCATTTCACACATTGAGCTCAGGAATTGGAGCTCAAGCCCTTCTTCTTCCACTTGCTTTCACCACTCTTGGCTG GACTTGGGGAATTCTATGTCTATCTCTAGTGTTCATGTGGCAACTATACACTCTATGGCTACTGATTCAGCTACATGAATCCGAGTCCGGGATGCGTTATAGCCGATATCTCCGGCTATCAATGGCTGCCTTTG GTGAAAAGCTGGGGAAGCTTCTTGCTCTCTTCCCAGTCATGTATCTATCAGGTGGAACCTGTGTGACCTTGATTATGATAGGTGGTGGaaccatgaaaatatttttccaacttGTCTGTGGAGATACATGCAGCCTGAGGCCATTAACAACAATAGAGTGGTACTTCCTGTTCGTTTGTTTGGCAATTATTCTAGCTCAGCTCCCCAACTTAAATTCTATAGCTGGAGTTTCCCTGATTGGAGCAATCACAGCCATTAGCTACTGTACACTGATATGGGTAGTGTCCATTATTCAAGGGAGGCCTGAGGGTGTATCCTATGACCCTCCGGAGACAAAATCCGACATGGCTAGAATCTGTGACATTCTAAATGCACTTGGGATAATCGCCTTCGCTTTCAGAGGTCACAATCTTGTGCTCGAAATACAG GGGACCATGCCTTCCAGTGCAAAGCAACCATCCCGTAAGCCAATGTGGAGAGGAGTAAAGTTGGCATATGTGATCATAGCGATGTGTTTGTTTCCTCTTGCAATAGGAGGCTATTGGGCCTATGGTAACTTG ATGCCAAACGGAGGGATGCTCAATGCTCTACACAAATATCACGGACACAGCACCTCAAAGTTGCTACTAGGATTAACAAGCCTATTCGTTGTAATTAACTGCCTCAGCTCATTTCAGATATATGCAATGCCAGTGTTCGACAATCTGGAGCTCAGATTCACCAGCAAAATGAAGAAACCATGTCCCTGGTGGTTGCGCATAGTGTTCAGGATCTTCTTTGGATGCTTggcattttttatatcagtggCACTTCCTTTCTTGCTGAGTTTGGCAGGATTGATCGGAGGGGTTGCACTCCCAGTTACCTTAGCATATCCATGTTTCATGTGGATACTGATtaaaaaacccacaaaataCAGTGCAATCTGGTGCCTCAATTGGATACTGGGAGTCTTGGGGATGGTGCTTAGCATGCTAGTTATAGCTGGAGCAATATGGACTATTGTGACCATGGGTGTCGAAATTCACTTCTTCAAGCCCCAGTAA